The following are encoded together in the Labrus mixtus chromosome 2, fLabMix1.1, whole genome shotgun sequence genome:
- the LOC132993476 gene encoding reticulon-3-like produces MADSTSSSSSSDSSSPNNVSTSSSLRDLSHSALELVHWKEPKKSAVAFGLSLLVLVSVATLSVISVVSYLLLTCLCITITFRVYKSVIQAVQKSDEGHPFRSLLDRDILLSSETVRQLADQSLAHLNWFSNQTRRLLLVEDLVDSLKLAAVMWLMTYIGSIFNGVTILILADVIFFTTPLIYQKKKTQIDHFMEVIRCRVEATLQKLHDRLPGAVKRTKTD; encoded by the exons atggccgactccaccagcagcagcagcagctctgattCTTCATCGCCCAACAacgtctccacctcctcctcactcaGAGACCTCTCGCACTCAG CTTTAGAACTCGTCCACTGGAAAGAACCAAAGAAGTCTGCCGTGGCTTTCGGCCTGTCTCTGCTCGTCCTTGTTTCCGTGGCAACGCTGTCGGTCATCAGTGTGGTGTCCTACCTGCTGCTCACCTGCCTGTGTATCACCATCACCTTCAG GGTTTATAAATCTGTGATCCAGGCCGTTCAGAAATCAGACGAAGGTCATCCATTCAG GTCTCTGTTGGACAGGGACATCTTGTTGTCATCGGAGACGGTCCGGCAGCTGGCTGATCAGTCTCTGGCTCATTTGAACTGGTTCAGTAATCAGACTCGGAGGCTGCTGCTGGTCGAAGACTTGGTGGACTCTCTTAAG CTGGCTGCGGTGATGTGGTTGATGACGTACATCGGGTCGATCTTTAACGGCGTCACCATCCTGATCCTCG CGGACGTCATCTTCTTCACGACTCCTCTGATCTACCAGAAGAAGAAG acgcAGATTGATCACTTCATGGAGGTGATTCGGTGCAGAGTGGAGGCGACGCTGCAGAA gttACACGACAGGTTACCTGGAGCAGTGAAGAGAACTAAAACGGATTGA
- the gemin6 gene encoding gem-associated protein 6 — protein sequence MQCDWPLLGPLQWTSYVNKQVRVKAGKDEEHRGWLLTVDPVSASLVLVDFGLPGKASVQVVMGHAVEEVQVLQEADQETTERLQTSFLPPTPRRLDPEVLTTTRVRVRSWLEKNRIPVEEEGAALRVAGVLTITAPYGPEDCCSSNQIILDRIQRLIQNQPDALETEPEPTGSPKN from the exons ATGCAGTGCGACTGGCCTCTGTTAGGTCCGCTGCAGTGGACAAGTTACGTCAACAAACAGGTGAGGGTGAAGGCGGGAAAAGATGAAGAGCACCGCGGCTGGCTGCTTACCGTGGACCCGGTGTCGGCCAG TCTGGTCCTAGTGGACTTCGGGTTGCCGGGCAAGGCCTCAGTTCAGGTGGTGATGGGTCACGCGGTGGAGGAGGTTCAGGTCCTGCAGGAGGCAGACCAGGAGACAACAGAGCGACTCCAGACCTCCTTCCTCCCCCCGACGCCCCGCAGGCTGGACCCTGAGGTCCTGACCACCACCAGGGTGCGGgtccggagctggctggagaagAACCGGATccctgtggaggaggagggcgcaGCGCTTAGGGTGGCGGGGGTCCTGACTATCACGGCCCCGTACGGACCCGAAGACTGCTGCAGCTCCAACCAGATCATCTTAGACCGCATCCAGAGACTGATCCAGAACCAACCGGATGCTCTAGAGACTGAACCAGAACCAACCGGATCCCCCAAAAACTGA